A part of Gemmatimonas groenlandica genomic DNA contains:
- a CDS encoding glycosyltransferase, producing MNATISVVDVARGLGLALLAVQVPMLLLLLTRLMPGRTRRPPIAPRLTPRTDTTVTVIVATLNEAKRIGPCLAGLTAQTSPMLEVLVVDSRSTDGTRELVEAASARDPRIRLVTDEPLPAGWVGKVWALETGLRQAKGEWVLGIDADTVPAPGLVGAVVDAVEQDGYDVASFSPQFRDQTSSERFVQPAMLVTLVYRCGAAGATQPPADRVLANGQCFVARRALLEQHGGYAPARASFCDDVTLARHLASHGARVGFLDGSKIIQVSAYVSLAEMWREWGRSFDLKDATPTWRRWVDVALVWSAQALPLPMLLVLGAVLGSMGWPAADNPQAMLLEALLLVNASALLVRLMMLVALRHSYAERGWPFWLSWLSDSAAAWRLTLSTARTPTRWRGRQYDTLVTDGAN from the coding sequence ATGAACGCGACCATCTCCGTGGTTGACGTCGCACGTGGCCTGGGGCTCGCGCTGCTCGCCGTGCAGGTGCCGATGTTGCTGTTGCTCCTCACGCGCCTCATGCCGGGACGGACTCGCCGTCCACCGATCGCGCCCCGACTCACGCCGCGCACCGACACGACGGTGACCGTGATCGTCGCCACGCTCAACGAAGCGAAGCGCATCGGTCCGTGTCTCGCGGGGCTCACCGCGCAAACGTCTCCGATGCTCGAAGTGCTGGTGGTGGACAGCCGCTCCACCGACGGCACCCGTGAGCTGGTCGAGGCCGCGTCGGCGCGTGATCCGCGTATTCGACTGGTCACCGATGAACCGCTCCCCGCGGGTTGGGTCGGTAAGGTCTGGGCGCTCGAGACGGGCCTGCGGCAGGCGAAGGGCGAGTGGGTGCTCGGCATCGATGCCGACACCGTTCCCGCACCCGGTTTGGTCGGTGCCGTGGTCGACGCGGTGGAGCAGGACGGCTACGACGTGGCGTCGTTCTCGCCCCAGTTCCGCGACCAGACGTCTTCCGAACGCTTCGTGCAACCGGCGATGCTGGTCACGCTGGTTTATCGCTGCGGGGCCGCCGGTGCCACGCAGCCACCTGCCGATCGCGTGCTCGCCAATGGGCAGTGCTTCGTGGCGCGCCGCGCGTTGCTCGAGCAGCACGGCGGCTATGCGCCCGCCCGCGCGTCGTTCTGCGATGATGTCACGCTGGCGCGGCACCTCGCGTCACACGGCGCACGCGTGGGCTTTCTCGACGGCTCGAAGATCATTCAGGTCAGCGCGTATGTGTCGTTGGCCGAGATGTGGCGTGAGTGGGGACGCAGCTTCGACTTGAAGGACGCCACCCCCACCTGGCGGCGCTGGGTCGACGTGGCGTTGGTGTGGAGTGCGCAGGCGCTGCCGCTGCCGATGCTGCTGGTGCTCGGCGCCGTTCTTGGGTCGATGGGCTGGCCCGCCGCCGACAATCCGCAGGCGATGCTGCTCGAGGCGCTCCTGCTCGTGAACGCCTCGGCGCTGCTGGTGCGGCTGATGATGCTTGTGGCGTTGCGGCACAGCTACGCCGAGCGGGGCTGGCCGTTCTGGCTGTCCTGGCTGTCGGACAGCGCCGCGGCCTGGCGGCTCACGCTCAGCACGGCCCGCACGCCAACGCGCTGGCGCGGACGGCAGTACGACACGCTGGTGACCGACGGCGCGAACTGA